A genomic segment from Methanolobus zinderi encodes:
- a CDS encoding CGGC domain-containing protein: protein MIEDTEKITKIAVIRCDIVSEACPGVGCFMAFNKRSMHFNNYDDKAEMVAFFTCGGCSGRRVYRLIKAIKKRGVDVVHLSSCMQMENYPRCPHIDEIKKTIMDADIEIIEGTHH from the coding sequence ATTATCGAAGATACTGAAAAAATAACAAAGATTGCAGTTATAAGATGCGATATTGTCTCCGAGGCATGTCCGGGAGTAGGCTGCTTCATGGCATTTAACAAACGCAGCATGCATTTCAACAATTATGATGATAAAGCTGAAATGGTAGCCTTTTTTACATGCGGCGGATGTTCCGGAAGAAGGGTATATCGCCTGATCAAAGCGATCAAAAAGCGCGGGGTTGATGTGGTACATCTGAGCTCTTGCATGCAGATGGAAAATTATCCCAGATGCCCGCATATAGATGAAATAAAAAAGACTATCATGGATGCAGATATAGAAATTATTGAAGGAACACATCACTGA
- a CDS encoding PspC domain-containing protein: protein MGKELTRSKDNRMIAGVCGGIGEYIGVDPVVIRLIWAVITIFSFGIIGVLAYVIAWVIMPEEKQATSGGIQYDSEQAEQ, encoded by the coding sequence ATGGGCAAAGAATTGACAAGATCGAAGGACAACAGGATGATAGCAGGCGTATGCGGCGGAATCGGTGAATATATAGGTGTAGATCCTGTTGTGATACGACTTATCTGGGCAGTGATCACCATATTCAGTTTTGGGATAATTGGTGTCCTGGCCTATGTGATCGCCTGGGTTATCATGCCGGAAGAAAAGCAAGCAACTTCAGGCGGAATACAGTATGACAGCGAACAGGCAGAGCAGTAA
- a CDS encoding glycerate kinase type-2 family protein yields MSDDLRSDARDIVSNIISGVDPFSCVLRAVSREGDRLNVGADSFDISSYENIYLVAFGKASVAMSKALEEILGDDLSGGCAVTKYGFGGSLKKVNIMEAGHPIPDKNGVIAAECIRDLLEKTGSKDLVFFLISGGGSALMTLPRKGISLSDFISLTNKLMRVGATIDEINTIRKHLSAVKGGGLAKMAYPSESISLILSDVVGDPLDVISSGPTVPDRSTFEDFQQIVEKYDLKLSPAVEGLVEDGLEGVVEDTPKSEGPVFERCHHYLVGNNSLALHEAEKRAKELGYNTLVLTSSLVGEASEIARVFAAIAREERKESRPLSPPACILAGGETTVRIKGKGKGGRCQEMALSFALETRGLENILFVPAATDGNDGPTDAAGAFADGYSLEKSKNVHIDAKALLRQNNSYEFFREIGDLLITGPTGTNVMDVYILLIG; encoded by the coding sequence ATGTCTGATGATTTGAGATCCGATGCCAGGGATATAGTTTCAAATATCATTTCTGGAGTGGACCCCTTCTCATGCGTTCTTAGGGCAGTAAGCAGGGAAGGTGACCGTCTCAATGTCGGGGCGGATTCATTCGATATATCTTCTTATGAGAATATCTATCTGGTAGCTTTCGGGAAAGCCTCGGTTGCCATGTCAAAGGCTCTGGAGGAAATTCTGGGAGATGATCTGTCCGGTGGTTGTGCGGTGACGAAGTATGGCTTTGGGGGATCACTGAAGAAAGTGAACATCATGGAGGCAGGTCACCCTATCCCCGATAAGAACGGTGTGATCGCGGCAGAGTGCATCCGTGACCTTCTGGAAAAGACCGGATCAAAGGACCTTGTATTTTTCCTGATCTCCGGAGGAGGCTCAGCACTTATGACCCTGCCGAGAAAAGGTATTTCCCTCTCGGATTTTATCAGCCTGACAAATAAGCTCATGCGTGTGGGAGCAACCATCGATGAGATCAATACAATAAGAAAACACCTGTCTGCTGTAAAGGGTGGAGGACTTGCGAAGATGGCTTACCCGTCAGAGTCTATCAGCCTTATTCTTTCGGATGTCGTGGGCGACCCCCTTGACGTCATCTCTTCCGGACCCACTGTGCCTGACAGGTCTACCTTTGAGGATTTCCAGCAAATTGTTGAAAAATACGATCTGAAATTGTCTCCTGCAGTAGAGGGCCTGGTTGAGGACGGACTTGAGGGTGTGGTGGAAGATACTCCCAAATCCGAAGGCCCGGTTTTTGAAAGATGTCATCATTACCTTGTAGGAAACAATTCCCTCGCGCTGCATGAAGCGGAAAAAAGGGCAAAGGAACTGGGATACAACACATTGGTGCTCACATCTTCACTGGTTGGCGAGGCAAGTGAGATCGCCAGGGTCTTTGCAGCCATTGCCAGAGAGGAAAGAAAGGAATCCAGGCCATTGTCACCCCCTGCCTGTATTCTTGCAGGCGGGGAAACCACTGTAAGGATAAAAGGGAAGGGCAAAGGTGGCAGATGCCAGGAGATGGCCCTGTCTTTTGCGCTTGAAACCCGGGGACTTGAAAACATCCTCTTTGTTCCGGCGGCAACAGACGGTAACGACGGTCCCACGGATGCTGCCGGGGCATTTGCGGATGGTTATTCCCTTGAGAAGAGCAAAAATGTGCACATAGATGCAAAGGCCCTGCTCCGGCAGAATAATTCGTATGAGTTCTTCAGGGAGATCGGAGATCTGCTCATTACAGGTCCCACGGGAACGAACGTAATGGACGTATATATTCTGCTGATCGGATGA
- a CDS encoding NAD(P)/FAD-dependent oxidoreductase — protein MERSRDLLEKGAILQRDKQTYAIAPHLPGGIVSAEQMRKIADVAEKYDAATLKVTSSQRVAIVGLKEEDLDNAWDDLGIKPGAAIGVCVRSIKICPGTTFCKRGQQDSVGLGLKLDEKYHGMPLPSKFKMAVSGCANSCSEPAIKDIGIMGTRKGYTVMVGGNAALKPRIGDIIADELDEDEVLDLVDRIIKFTKNNDSKHRLGRVIDEMGLDKFKEEVGIR, from the coding sequence ATGGAAAGATCAAGAGATTTACTTGAAAAGGGAGCAATTCTGCAAAGGGACAAGCAAACATATGCAATAGCACCACACCTTCCAGGTGGTATCGTCTCAGCAGAGCAAATGCGTAAGATTGCGGATGTTGCTGAAAAATATGATGCTGCAACACTAAAGGTTACCTCATCCCAGAGAGTTGCCATTGTCGGACTGAAAGAAGAAGACCTTGATAATGCATGGGATGACCTTGGAATCAAACCAGGTGCTGCAATCGGAGTTTGTGTAAGAAGCATAAAGATATGCCCAGGTACGACATTCTGTAAGCGCGGACAACAGGACTCAGTGGGTCTTGGACTCAAACTCGACGAAAAGTATCATGGAATGCCATTACCATCAAAGTTCAAGATGGCTGTATCCGGTTGTGCAAACTCATGTTCAGAGCCTGCTATAAAGGATATCGGTATCATGGGTACAAGGAAAGGATATACCGTCATGGTCGGAGGAAATGCAGCTCTTAAACCAAGAATCGGTGATATCATCGCAGACGAGCTGGATGAGGATGAGGTTCTTGACCTGGTAGACAGAATCATTAAATTTACCAAGAACAATGATTCAAAGCACCGTCTTGGCAGAGTGATCGACGAGATGGGACTTGACAAGTTCAAGGAAGAAGTCGGAATCAGATAA
- a CDS encoding NADP-dependent isocitrate dehydrogenase codes for MSQKSTIIYTKTDEAPALATSSLLPIVQAYVKNAGITMETRDISLAGRIIAQFPERLTEDQKISDALSELGEMVLTPEANIIKLPNISASVPQIKATVAELQAKGYDLPDYPENPSNDEEKAIKAKFDIAKGSAVNPVLREGNSDRRVPKAVKNYAKKHPHSMGEWKSDSRSHVASMAEGDFYGSEKSVEIEEASNYRIIFTDDAGNKTILKDKAPLQTGEIIDAAVMNKKALQAFLAEQIEDARAKDVLFSVHLKATMMKVSDPIIFGHVVKVFFKDIFDKYGDLLSELGVDPNNGLGDLYTKIQNLPEDKQSEIKADIEAVYTKRPALAMVNSDKGITNLHVPSDVIIDASMPAAIRSSGCMWGPDGKLKDMKAVIPDRSYSGVYQETIEFCQKHGAFDPSKMGSVSNVGLMAQKAEEYGSHDKTFEMTGTGKVQVIDDNSNVLIEQPVEEGDIFRMCQAKDAPIQDWIKLAVRRARETGDPAVFWLDENRAHDLQLIKKVNKYLEDHDTDGLELLIKSPVEATRFSLERIKDGKDTISVTGNVLRDYLTDLFPILEVGTSAKMLSIVPLMNGGGLFETGAGGSAPKHVQQFESEGHLRWDSLGEFLALAASLEHLGNSYDNPKALVLAETLDKATELVLENGKSPSRKVNEIDNRGSHFYLAMYWAQALADQEKDSQLKAIFEPVAKDLVENEEKIANELLEAQGKAMDIKGYYAPDEELRSQAMRPSATLNGIIDSI; via the coding sequence ATGTCACAGAAATCTACGATCATTTATACAAAAACCGATGAAGCTCCGGCTTTGGCAACCAGTTCGCTCCTGCCTATTGTACAGGCTTATGTGAAAAACGCCGGAATCACTATGGAAACGAGGGATATCTCCCTGGCGGGAAGGATCATTGCCCAGTTTCCCGAAAGACTGACGGAGGACCAGAAGATTTCCGATGCCCTTTCCGAATTGGGAGAGATGGTCTTAACTCCGGAAGCCAACATTATCAAATTACCCAATATCAGCGCTTCAGTTCCCCAGATAAAAGCGACAGTCGCAGAACTCCAGGCTAAAGGGTATGATCTGCCCGATTATCCCGAAAATCCTTCCAATGATGAAGAAAAGGCGATCAAAGCGAAATTCGATATTGCCAAAGGCAGTGCTGTTAACCCGGTACTTAGAGAAGGGAATTCTGACCGCAGAGTTCCTAAAGCTGTAAAAAATTATGCGAAAAAACATCCCCATTCCATGGGGGAATGGAAGTCCGATTCCAGATCCCATGTAGCCAGCATGGCTGAGGGAGATTTTTACGGCAGTGAAAAATCTGTTGAAATTGAAGAGGCTAGCAATTACAGAATTATCTTTACGGATGACGCTGGTAATAAAACAATATTAAAAGACAAAGCCCCTCTTCAGACCGGAGAGATCATTGATGCAGCTGTTATGAACAAAAAAGCGCTTCAGGCATTTCTGGCTGAACAGATAGAAGATGCCAGAGCTAAAGATGTCTTATTCTCCGTTCATTTGAAAGCGACAATGATGAAAGTTTCCGACCCTATTATCTTCGGTCATGTGGTCAAAGTCTTCTTTAAAGATATATTTGATAAATATGGTGATCTGCTTTCAGAATTGGGTGTAGATCCCAACAACGGACTGGGAGATCTCTATACAAAGATCCAGAATCTGCCTGAAGATAAACAGTCTGAGATCAAAGCAGATATCGAAGCTGTGTATACAAAAAGACCGGCATTGGCTATGGTTAACTCCGATAAGGGGATTACCAATCTCCATGTTCCCAGCGATGTTATCATCGACGCTTCCATGCCTGCAGCAATCCGCTCATCAGGCTGCATGTGGGGACCAGACGGGAAACTGAAAGATATGAAAGCCGTAATTCCAGACCGCTCTTATTCGGGAGTGTATCAGGAAACTATTGAGTTCTGTCAAAAACACGGTGCCTTTGATCCATCAAAAATGGGAAGCGTTTCCAATGTGGGGCTTATGGCGCAAAAAGCTGAAGAATATGGCTCACATGACAAGACCTTTGAGATGACTGGTACAGGAAAAGTTCAGGTTATCGATGACAACAGTAATGTACTTATTGAACAGCCGGTAGAGGAAGGAGATATCTTCCGCATGTGTCAGGCGAAAGACGCACCAATTCAGGACTGGATCAAGCTGGCCGTGAGAAGAGCCAGAGAGACAGGCGATCCTGCAGTCTTCTGGCTCGATGAGAACAGAGCTCACGACTTACAGCTCATTAAAAAAGTGAATAAATATCTGGAAGATCATGATACTGATGGTCTGGAACTATTGATCAAATCTCCTGTTGAAGCGACCAGGTTTTCATTGGAGAGAATTAAAGATGGCAAAGATACGATCTCTGTGACGGGAAATGTTTTGAGAGATTATCTGACAGACCTCTTCCCCATTCTGGAAGTGGGGACCAGTGCGAAAATGCTATCAATCGTTCCCCTGATGAATGGCGGTGGACTTTTCGAGACAGGAGCCGGCGGTTCGGCACCCAAACACGTACAGCAATTTGAATCGGAAGGTCACCTGCGTTGGGACTCTCTGGGGGAATTCCTGGCCTTAGCTGCTTCTCTGGAGCATCTGGGCAACAGTTATGATAATCCTAAAGCTCTGGTTTTAGCAGAAACATTGGATAAAGCAACAGAGCTTGTTCTGGAAAACGGAAAATCACCTTCAAGAAAAGTGAATGAGATCGATAACAGAGGATCTCATTTTTATCTGGCAATGTATTGGGCTCAGGCTCTGGCTGATCAGGAGAAAGATAGCCAGTTAAAAGCGATTTTTGAACCTGTGGCTAAAGATCTGGTGGAAAATGAAGAGAAGATTGCCAATGAGTTGTTAGAAGCTCAGGGTAAAGCTATGGATATCAAAGGATACTACGCTCCGGATGAGGAGTTGAGATCCCAGGCCATGAGGCCCAGTGCGACTTTGAATGGGATCATCGATTCTATTTAA
- a CDS encoding formylmethanofuran dehydrogenase, with translation MKLEIELTGPADYLCDYTFNFHWHNQDIGSDDVIPGQKDTQYSYGDLVRSLKAEEEVHIKGDAGKNFAYSMGADLKHFGGSGNAENAGRVFLDGNVGSEAGMGMVSGILYISGQIEEPFGNIIEVVSDIDGYRKFRSVTDIVCNGPGSDVIISNRYNADEGTLILDDGIPRGTVGARCHKHVNIIIKGNTHNGTGVLMKEGVVTVHGNAGMNVGSHLDGGTVIVQGSVGEFAGAYMKSGILTFHEAKGFIGAGMSGGSIYSKAKVKASPPATKVRMKGNDISLIRKLMDAGRVESMLYNKYEVGEEKEKYMEVRMRDGSIVMRKIE, from the coding sequence ATGAAACTTGAGATTGAACTTACAGGGCCAGCAGACTACCTGTGTGATTATACATTCAATTTCCACTGGCATAATCAGGATATCGGATCCGATGATGTAATACCCGGCCAGAAAGATACACAGTACAGCTACGGCGACCTTGTAAGAAGTTTGAAGGCAGAGGAGGAGGTACACATCAAAGGAGATGCAGGTAAGAACTTTGCATATAGCATGGGTGCCGACCTGAAACACTTTGGCGGAAGCGGAAATGCCGAAAACGCAGGAAGGGTATTCCTTGACGGGAATGTCGGTTCTGAAGCTGGAATGGGAATGGTATCCGGCATACTCTATATTAGTGGGCAGATAGAGGAGCCATTTGGGAATATCATTGAAGTTGTCTCGGATATCGATGGCTACCGCAAATTCCGCTCTGTCACTGATATTGTCTGCAACGGTCCAGGTAGTGATGTTATCATCTCAAATAGATACAATGCAGACGAAGGGACACTGATCCTGGATGACGGCATTCCCAGAGGTACGGTTGGTGCACGGTGCCACAAACACGTGAACATAATTATCAAAGGTAATACCCACAACGGAACAGGTGTCCTTATGAAAGAGGGTGTTGTTACCGTCCACGGTAATGCAGGCATGAATGTAGGATCCCACCTTGACGGCGGGACAGTTATCGTTCAGGGAAGTGTAGGAGAATTTGCAGGCGCGTATATGAAAAGCGGAATACTCACCTTCCATGAAGCAAAGGGATTTATCGGAGCCGGCATGTCAGGCGGATCGATCTATTCAAAAGCTAAAGTAAAGGCCAGCCCGCCTGCCACAAAGGTCAGAATGAAAGGAAATGACATCTCTCTCATAAGAAAACTAATGGACGCCGGAAGAGTGGAGTCCATGCTCTACAATAAATACGAAGTCGGCGAGGAAAAAGAGAAATATATGGAAGTCCGTATGAGGGACGGATCCATTGTTATGAGGAAAATTGAATGA
- a CDS encoding ATP-binding protein produces the protein MVNRTMVKIDEEKCTGCGKCIAPCAEGAIELVDGKAKVVSEELCDGMGFCIGVCPVGAITVEQRQALEFNPEKAEAQPKKTDSSIQCFKCGCGEDNAYLLPVRHGMESLWVCTRCLPQLIHG, from the coding sequence ATGGTCAATAGAACGATGGTTAAGATAGATGAAGAGAAATGTACAGGCTGTGGAAAGTGTATCGCCCCATGTGCAGAGGGTGCCATAGAGCTTGTAGATGGCAAGGCTAAGGTCGTATCTGAGGAACTCTGTGACGGAATGGGATTCTGTATCGGAGTATGTCCTGTCGGTGCGATAACTGTAGAACAAAGACAGGCACTGGAATTCAACCCTGAGAAGGCCGAAGCCCAGCCCAAAAAGACAGATTCATCCATACAATGTTTCAAATGCGGTTGCGGAGAAGATAATGCGTACCTGCTCCCTGTCAGGCACGGCATGGAAAGCCTGTGGGTATGCACACGCTGTCTTCCGCAGTTGATACACGGATAA
- a CDS encoding YbhB/YbcL family Raf kinase inhibitor-like protein produces MISRNLSGFVIVLMILTFVSLVSGCIADSSNESQEEPDRLINESDGDIQNNSGEDDIMITSSAFEDGDKIPAKYTCDGENVNPPFEFENLPEATKSLVLIITDPDAPSGNFVHWAVWNIIPESGIEENSVPGVVGRNSYGKASYTGPCPPSGTHEFVFRVFALDTELELEGGSKIDELEQGMQGHVLAEGKLTALYGRA; encoded by the coding sequence ATGATATCCAGGAATTTGTCGGGATTTGTTATCGTTTTAATGATTCTGACATTTGTAAGTCTGGTTTCAGGATGCATAGCAGATAGCAGTAACGAATCACAGGAGGAACCGGATCGTCTTATCAACGAATCGGATGGGGATATACAGAATAATTCCGGGGAAGATGACATTATGATTACAAGTAGTGCTTTTGAAGATGGGGATAAGATACCGGCAAAGTATACATGTGACGGGGAAAATGTCAATCCTCCTTTTGAATTTGAGAATTTGCCCGAGGCAACAAAAAGTCTGGTATTGATTATTACAGACCCGGATGCCCCTTCAGGTAATTTCGTTCACTGGGCTGTATGGAACATAATACCCGAATCAGGGATTGAAGAAAACAGTGTCCCGGGTGTTGTGGGCCGGAACAGTTACGGAAAAGCTTCCTATACAGGCCCCTGTCCTCCCTCGGGCACTCACGAATTTGTATTCAGGGTATTTGCCCTTGACACCGAACTTGAACTGGAGGGAGGATCAAAGATCGATGAGCTGGAACAGGGTATGCAGGGGCATGTTCTTGCAGAAGGAAAACTGACTGCACTTTACGGGAGAGCTTAA
- the pyk gene encoding pyruvate kinase: MHLSENKTKIVCTIGPASSSEDVLRELILSGMNVARLNFSHGDLEDQRKVIKRIRALSSELNRVVTILADLPGPKMRVGSFSEEPVFLKKGEKVTLTTKDVAGTESLIPVNYQRLSESIDVGKPLYLNDGFIQLECTDIQGDYVHCEVVVGGPLSSNKGLNIPGSALFIDPITGRDLEIVDFALEEGLHVFGVSFVESGEDIRKLRAYAADKGKKIFIVAKIEREAAVRNINEIIRESDGIMIARGDLGVEIPIENVPVVQKDITHKANLLSKPVITATQMLESMVENIRPTRAEATDVANAIIDGTDAVMLSAETAVGKYPVETVKMMVQIAISTEEWRSKTKEGIELMKRALRRMHLGVEDMISMQVNDALQVLEIKYVVTPTVSGKTPRNISRFRPDRWILAFSRYANTCEQLALQYAVYPTYVKDGVDDWEALATGHLKRSGIVGTGDMIILTQGQPSGRGRPGGTNLLKFIDIE; encoded by the coding sequence ATGCACCTGTCAGAGAACAAAACCAAGATCGTGTGTACGATTGGTCCCGCATCTTCTTCCGAGGATGTTCTGAGGGAGCTGATACTGAGTGGTATGAACGTTGCAAGGCTGAACTTCTCTCATGGTGATCTGGAAGACCAGCGAAAGGTGATCAAAAGAATAAGGGCCCTGTCATCAGAGCTGAACAGGGTGGTCACAATACTGGCAGATTTGCCTGGTCCTAAGATGAGGGTTGGTAGTTTCTCTGAAGAGCCGGTGTTTTTGAAAAAAGGGGAAAAAGTGACCTTGACCACAAAGGATGTAGCGGGAACGGAATCACTGATCCCTGTGAACTACCAGAGATTATCCGAAAGCATAGATGTAGGCAAACCTCTCTATCTCAATGACGGTTTTATTCAGCTGGAATGTACTGATATACAGGGTGATTATGTTCATTGTGAAGTAGTGGTCGGAGGTCCCCTCTCTTCCAATAAAGGACTAAATATACCGGGGTCGGCCCTTTTCATTGACCCGATCACAGGCAGGGATTTGGAAATTGTTGATTTTGCCCTCGAAGAAGGACTGCATGTATTTGGTGTGTCCTTTGTGGAATCCGGGGAAGACATCAGGAAACTGCGTGCTTATGCGGCAGATAAAGGAAAAAAGATATTCATCGTTGCCAAGATCGAGAGGGAAGCTGCTGTAAGGAATATCAACGAAATCATCAGGGAAAGTGATGGTATCATGATAGCCCGCGGGGATCTGGGTGTGGAAATACCCATTGAGAATGTCCCGGTAGTGCAGAAGGACATCACACACAAGGCAAACCTTCTCAGCAAACCGGTGATCACTGCTACCCAGATGCTCGAATCCATGGTCGAGAATATCCGTCCTACGAGAGCAGAGGCAACGGATGTTGCGAATGCTATTATAGACGGCACGGATGCGGTGATGCTCTCGGCAGAAACTGCTGTGGGTAAGTATCCTGTGGAAACAGTGAAGATGATGGTGCAGATCGCAATTTCCACTGAGGAATGGAGAAGTAAGACCAAGGAAGGCATAGAACTTATGAAAAGGGCTCTGCGTCGCATGCACCTTGGTGTGGAGGATATGATCTCCATGCAGGTCAATGATGCTCTCCAGGTACTGGAAATAAAATATGTTGTCACTCCCACGGTATCAGGAAAGACCCCGAGAAATATCTCCCGCTTCAGACCCGACCGTTGGATACTTGCATTCAGCCGCTATGCCAATACATGTGAGCAGCTTGCTCTGCAGTATGCTGTCTACCCGACATACGTAAAGGATGGTGTGGATGACTGGGAAGCCCTTGCAACCGGGCATCTGAAAAGATCAGGAATCGTAGGTACTGGCGATATGATCATTCTCACACAGGGACAGCCATCAGGTCGTGGTCGTCCCGGAGGAACAAATCTGCTCAAATTCATTGATATTGAATGA
- a CDS encoding TatD family hydrolase — MTPDFPITDEHMHIDPRAKGLKAVKDFQNTGGTHIFLVMKPSWTLGIKVTKPEDHISVFEETIDISKQINETGITSFPVLGVHPAEITKLIEYMDLEKAVETMKGGLEVAAGYVEKGLAVGLKSGRPHYPVSEEVWDASNEIMEHAFSLAADLDCAVQLHTESVGKPELIDITERAKKTGIKLHRVVKHYAPPLIDVCENLGIFPGVLAGKGAIEEALEQGTRFMMETDYIDDPERPGAVLGPKTIPRRTLKLVEQFGEEPFWKVHKENPEKVYDVDIEI, encoded by the coding sequence ATGACACCTGATTTCCCGATCACAGATGAACATATGCACATAGACCCCAGAGCCAAAGGTCTAAAGGCGGTCAAGGATTTCCAGAACACAGGTGGAACTCATATATTCCTTGTGATGAAGCCAAGCTGGACACTTGGAATTAAGGTCACAAAGCCCGAAGACCACATATCTGTCTTTGAGGAAACCATCGACATCTCAAAACAGATAAACGAGACTGGAATCACATCCTTCCCGGTCCTCGGAGTCCATCCCGCAGAGATCACAAAACTCATCGAATACATGGACCTTGAAAAAGCAGTTGAGACAATGAAAGGCGGCCTGGAGGTCGCTGCAGGCTATGTGGAAAAAGGACTGGCTGTGGGGTTGAAAAGTGGAAGACCTCACTATCCTGTTTCCGAAGAGGTATGGGATGCTTCCAACGAGATCATGGAACATGCCTTCAGCCTTGCCGCAGACCTTGACTGTGCAGTCCAGTTGCATACAGAAAGCGTGGGTAAGCCTGAGCTTATTGATATCACAGAGCGTGCAAAAAAGACAGGTATCAAGCTACACAGGGTGGTCAAACACTATGCTCCACCACTGATTGATGTCTGCGAGAACCTAGGAATATTTCCGGGAGTGCTTGCCGGCAAGGGAGCCATTGAAGAAGCGCTTGAGCAGGGAACCCGCTTTATGATGGAAACCGATTATATTGACGATCCTGAAAGACCGGGTGCGGTACTGGGACCAAAGACGATTCCAAGAAGAACCCTCAAACTTGTGGAGCAGTTCGGAGAGGAGCCATTCTGGAAGGTCCACAAGGAAAATCCCGAGAAGGTCTACGATGTGGATATCGAGATATAA
- a CDS encoding winged helix-turn-helix transcriptional regulator produces MKDCTIYKTVDIIGKKWSLCILLELYKGENKKKRFNELKGKLQDVTPKTLSTRLKELEEQGFIEKNIDDSTVPIKSEYSLTEGGEDFIRVIQNIKRWGLKWKFENEECENSNCRLCHL; encoded by the coding sequence ATGAAAGACTGTACTATTTATAAAACGGTGGACATCATAGGGAAAAAATGGTCCCTGTGCATCCTACTCGAGCTCTACAAGGGCGAGAACAAAAAAAAGCGTTTCAATGAGCTAAAAGGCAAACTGCAGGATGTTACTCCCAAAACCCTGTCCACAAGGCTAAAAGAACTGGAAGAGCAGGGTTTTATTGAGAAGAATATCGATGATTCCACAGTTCCCATTAAGAGTGAGTATTCTCTGACCGAAGGCGGCGAGGATTTCATCAGGGTTATCCAGAATATAAAAAGATGGGGCCTTAAATGGAAATTTGAGAATGAGGAATGCGAGAATTCCAATTGCAGGCTTTGTCATTTGTAA
- a CDS encoding YegP family protein gives MPKFEMFRDKSDKYRFRLKAPNGEIIAVSQAYASKAGCMKGIESVKNNAPIADVIEIDEPEDHTS, from the coding sequence ATGCCAAAATTTGAAATGTTCAGGGACAAGAGTGATAAGTACAGATTCAGGTTGAAGGCTCCGAACGGGGAGATCATTGCAGTCAGTCAGGCCTACGCAAGTAAGGCAGGTTGTATGAAAGGTATCGAATCCGTAAAGAACAACGCTCCAATCGCGGATGTTATAGAAATTGATGAGCCTGAAGATCATACAAGCTGA